The genomic region GAAAaatgatgatacgttattttgcatttaagacGGCGATATGTAGTTCTGTTcgtttaatacatttttactctttgtatatacatatgtttgtagatatatacatatgtatgtttatattaagttcaaaatatatacagattttttattgtaattcgtttaatatttcaatttcacacacaaattcttattttaaattgtGAAATGTTTGATAATAAATCAGGAGGCACGTAATGGGAACTAAAGGACTAAATCATTGATTGTTTTCAATATacttgttaataatttttaacaatacacatatacatacatacatgtatgtgtgtttcaacAATGGattcaaaaatcaattacaaataaatataacacaGAAATACTCAGGGTCCATCCACTCTTTACCATAACTTAATTTATGGAAGatactacaaaaataacaactgtAAAGATTAGTTcgaattaaaaccaaaatcaagTTTTAGAACTCGGCGTAGATTTGACTAAAGATTTTCAGAATATAGTATGCTTATTCCGATTACGATACTAATTTCAGCATTTATAGTCATGTTATATGgtaaattaaattcacattAGTTCGACTATAAAACTTAGAAAGAACGCTTTGTCATGTTTCCACCAAATGTTTGTTTCCAAACTTCATGGCATGCATAAGCTAAAAGGCAATTAAACGCAAGTAGGCGTATGAGACACGGCCGCTTCAAGATTTAAATCTTTGCTGCGACAGCACATCTCACAAATCCGTTCGGTATCTGGATTGAGAAAAGTGCAGAAGCGGCAACTCCATTCACTCTGACCGCTTACGGCCAGCTGTGGGTTCAACGTCACTGCAGCAGACTGCTTTCGTATCTTTGACCGAATGTTCTTTTCCGATTGGATTTCATTATTACCATTATTATTGTCATACGCCGTAGTTGTGGAGAGGTTAGGCGTTTGCTTTAAGCCCGACTTTGTTTTCTTCACCGGTTGCGGTTTTAATAtagatttttcttgtttattacaACCACCAACTGATTTCTTCTCGTCTCTCGATTTTTCCAGTAAAGGTGCTTTGCTTTGGTCATTATTAGAATATCGTCCGACCTTTGTCGCTTCCGCCTGATTTGATCGTCGCCTCTCTACGTTGTTTTTGGAACCGCTGTTGCTTCCTCCGCCACCGTTTGACAAATTCATTGAATCCAAATTTAAACCCTGTACCAGAAGATCACCACGTTCATTTAAATCTTTTGAATAGCCAGCGCGCTCCAAGTTTTGGAAAACATAATTCCACGATTCATAAGAGCCAACCCCATCTTGATTCTTAGAGGCTTGAGTCGGAGAACGTTGCTCACTGCGCCCCACTGTTGAGAAATCATCGAAGTTCGATTCAAAACTTAAATCAGATGCTTCGTTGTTATGTGAAGACATTTTCCTTTTGCAACTATTTCCAGACATTCCATTCAACGGAGCTGTATTATCCTTCAATTCCGTTTGATGCAGTTGCAAGTGTTTATCATTATTGTCAAGAACATCCTAaacgaaaaatttgttattatatttttctctttgtCAGAACTTATTATGTGACTATCTTaatattgatttgaaattataattcTGCAggtgtcaaattaaaaaaaaaaaataagaataaaatgaTAGTTGGTTCCGAACACATTCAGCCAATTTTTTGCACACAATCACCCACAAATTAATGGATGCCAGCTAACTCCATGCCTTGAGCGCGGGACAGAAATCAGTTTCCCTGCGTATGTaagtaggttgccttttatatttcgggagtagagaataaacacaaatattagTCATCGAAAACCTCAACCAATTGGATTGCAATCGACACGAgtctttttttgagcgattgacaaattgtgcGAGTTccaatgtgaaaaaaaatgtctacaATCAAATGTTGATGCAATATTATATGTTGATCCCGCTACTGCCTATAGTTGTTTCATTCTCGCAATAGGTCACAAGACGATCTTGCActacaactgattttggacaaTATTCATGAAATTCGTCTTGAAGCGATTGGATTCACCACACCATCGATAAATACtggtccttgatggagcttcatttAATTAAGTCTatcgatgcactgttgctgagaCAATCCACGttaaaagttgtgaaaaataatcGCGCCAAAATGTTCGTGATCAAATTCCATGATTATTTGAAGTTACTATAAACAATACAAATAGCGCTCATATGCCAAtacgttctgagtatgtataacattaaaattgtggaagttaTGAATTGGCGGATTATAACACAAGGGTCGTCAAATccagaaatataaaagacaacaaACGTATACCCAACAAAACCATCAGGTTTCGTTGATCAGACTTCATACGGGCACCCTCTTCACAAATCACAAAGCTCTATTTAAATCTGTATAGTATACTGTCTGATTGACATTGGGCATAACTCATTTATATCTATCCGTATAATTTGGCATcgagtatataaaaattaattctacttaaagaagttttacaaaaataatgctATTGGAGTAATGTTAAACCTTGAAAAAgattcaatattttgttaattcgCGTCTTTATAGTTTCATTTGAAACTAAATAGatgaaacattttaattatgtttaaatCCTTATTCTTACCATTATtgaatttctttcttgtttcGTTGCAATATTAGttgatgaattattttttaaacgatCAGCTTTCGGTAATGGTCGTGCATAAGCATAGTTTCCATACATGTCGTCAGAAGAGGGATGCTGGGAAGCGGAATATGGTGCATATTGATGGCCCATCATAATATCCTTCGTTTGTGCATAAGCTGTTGGGATGTTCGCTGCACGGCCAAAGTGCCGCTGCTGGTCAATAATTCGTTCCCGATCATAATCAAAGGAATTACAATGTGGTAATCTATGTAGTTGAGCATGAAAATCGTGTGATTTAAGTGGTGCGCGATCATCAAATTCGATTAATTGTTGATCTGGGGGAAAGGAACGTTGTCGGTATGCTTGGAAATCTTTACCACCAGCCACTACAGATGATTGGCGGATAGGTGGCAACGGCGGTTGTTGGTAGTTGTGCGACTTTGACACGGAAGCGTAGCCGCCGTTATCTGTATTATTATAGGGATCACTCTTAATACCGTTACACGTGGCATTGGGAGTTGCGTAGTGGGTGTTCAACTGATTTGAAATATTGTACGGGAGTGGATATCGGTTGCCTGACACATTGTAGGGATGAGAATAAGCGGGGTTCATGCCACAATTGTTCATTGCGTTATTTGAACCACCACCTGAAGCGACAACGGCCGCATAAGAAACACTACTTTCACCCATACTGGCCCCATCCAAGCAATCATAAGGGTGTTCATACACGTTTTGTGTTGGCAATTGATGCGGAGGTTTGTAATGATGCGCCGTGCAACCCTTTTGTTGATGATCAAAAGAATGTCTATGTGACAACTGTGGCACCGGTTCACTGTAGTGATCCAAACTTCTGGAATGCTGCATTGCTGCAGAGGAGATTCCATAACCAACTTGGTGTGGTAGTTGATATCCAGATATTGGATATGAAGGCATCTTACTATTTCCATTGTATAAATGATTCGTTACTGATGACGATACCGGCGCATGAATAGCGCAATTTCCATGGTTCTCGCTGTGCACTCCATATTGCGCTCCCGCTGGTATGCGATTATAAATCGAACAATTCGTACACTCCGGTGTAGTGTATGTTTGTGGTGAGTGTTGAATACTGGCGTAACAGTTATCTGCATAAGAATTCGTGAATATTGTATCTGGTTAAGTTTAGAACTAGAATGACCAGATACTCACCAATATTTATAAGTTTCTCCTTTCGCATTTGCCTTTCTTGAATCGCATAACCCAAACCTTTTATCGCTTGTGAAGATCCTCCTGatgattttataaaagttaaaacaccaaatttcatttttagtaaataaaaaatattacttaccaATGTACTTCTCTCGATAGTGAAATATATCCTGCCAGGAACAAGTAATCCCAAGTGCAATGAGACCTGAATAAATATGCTCCATTATTTGGCACTCGACGTAGGCAGCCATTGCATCACGTGACACGTTTGTCACTTGGTCAGGACAAATAGGCCCATCCAATACAAGAATCTCTTCCGAAACCTGTCTGTAGCCCATAGCTTCGAAAAGCTTTTCAGCATCTaataaattcgatttaattTCATGCTGATAGAAACCTGAATACATCTGAATGAAAATCGAACGTTTTGATTCTAATAAATTATTCATAACTTTAAGACGAACCTTTAAAACTCTAAACTCTTTTCGCCAAGgctttgtaaataaattatttgcataatgACTGATTGATCTAAATCCAATGATTGCCTTATATGCATTGAACTCGTCCATTTCTCGTATCGATTTCCTTAGAACATGCGCAGTTTCCGGTAAAAAAAACTTCCGATCATGAGGCACAATACACAGAAACTCCTTAAGACAATCTACAATGGCATTTTTATACCGTtaccttatattttaaataattttaataaataatttactctCTAATTTTTTCCCTTCTTCAATCTTTTGCATGCTTCCATCGGTGTCCAAATAGTTCCAATGACGTTTAAGGATTTCATCCCATAAGTCAGGAAGCATATCGCGTGGCATAAAGTCAGACATTTTTACGATCTGCtaaaagtatacaaatttaagttaaaaaagttGACCAACtttattatggaaaatattaaatgtatgtatgcaacaaaaattgtttcgtCAAGGGGacatgttataaaaaaaataatatttgctttataATAACCATGTATTGTGTCCAAGTTGTTACTTTGAAAATGGTCTTAAATTAATCAAGCCTTCTACTGCCGAAAGAATATATACACTTACGGACAATACGATAATTGTTTTACAAACTAAATGTGCTATTCTTTATCTCAGTCTTCGTACAGGGCTTTGGCTGTGTGTGTTTTTTATGACGTtcggttttatattttataatttacgtCTAATAATGTGATTATTGAAGAAGTGCGCAAGCTATTTTAGTCGGAAAATTACATTGCTCCCTTTGGTAGATgaagcaaaataatattttagctgATGGCTGCGCAAAATTCCAAAAGACTGCgcaccacttactttcaccgatgaggaggtgTGTCATCAATAAAGCAATCCTCCACATCATTCCAGCAGAAACTGCGTGGAGAGAAGTTCGTTATGTTTCTTAATCGCAAGCATACGGGCCTCGCCATGTATGTAAGTGTTCGACCGGAGACATCCTGTATATTTCAAAGTACAGTGTGCTGACATTTATTTTCTCCCTAATTTTCAACGGTTTCTTTAAAACTGTTACCTAAATTTTTACCTGTAGCAATATTGGTCAAGTGATAAATAAGTGCaatttaacaaatatatgtatttcggcTAACGAAATTATACTGAATTGCTAAGAAGGTTTGTATACGTTCTATGAACCAGCCAGTATAGGGGATTTCccgaaatgaaaagaaaatttaaatctcCTACCGGAAAATATTACCGGATGTCTTtagttaaagttaaaaaaaagtttacttgATCCAAAAAAGATGTTGCTCCTCTTTGAAATCTAAAAGTGATAATAGTGATTAGATGTGGTATGACAAGATCGCTTTAATTGCTGACTGCCTACAGCTTAGTATAACATTACAAGTATGCGCTCATTGCGACATATGCATGCATTACTTAGCAATATCAATGGAATCGCACATAGGCATAACTGAGACGAATGTAAAATAACGTAATGATATCGGTTGTGtagaaaaaatactaaatactctatacatacaagtatgtatattacacCAATTTCGCATTGCATTATTTGTATTAAGTTTTGTTAGTTAAGCTTAAGGAGTTTGTGAAAAATGTGTACAGCTGTTGAAGGTGAAACCACTCCtgcatttcattatttattataaaacggTCCG from Bactrocera tryoni isolate S06 chromosome 3, CSIRO_BtryS06_freeze2, whole genome shotgun sequence harbors:
- the LOC120770544 gene encoding protein tamozhennic; this encodes MSDFMPRDMLPDLWDEILKRHWNYLDTDGSMQKIEEGKKLENCLKEFLCIVPHDRKFFLPETAHVLRKSIREMDEFNAYKAIIGFRSISHYANNLFTKPWRKEFRVLKMYSGFYQHEIKSNLLDAEKLFEAMGYRQVSEEILVLDGPICPDQVTNVSRDAMAAYVECQIMEHIYSGLIALGITCSWQDIFHYREKYIGGSSQAIKGLGYAIQERQMRKEKLINIDNCYASIQHSPQTYTTPECTNCSIYNRIPAGAQYGVHSENHGNCAIHAPVSSSVTNHLYNGNSKMPSYPISGYQLPHQVGYGISSAAMQHSRSLDHYSEPVPQLSHRHSFDHQQKGCTAHHYKPPHQLPTQNVYEHPYDCLDGASMGESSVSYAAVVASGGGSNNAMNNCGMNPAYSHPYNVSGNRYPLPYNISNQLNTHYATPNATCNGIKSDPYNNTDNGGYASVSKSHNYQQPPLPPIRQSSVVAGGKDFQAYRQRSFPPDQQLIEFDDRAPLKSHDFHAQLHRLPHCNSFDYDRERIIDQQRHFGRAANIPTAYAQTKDIMMGHQYAPYSASQHPSSDDMYGNYAYARPLPKADRLKNNSSTNIATKQERNSIMDVLDNNDKHLQLHQTELKDNTAPLNGMSGNSCKRKMSSHNNEASDLSFESNFDDFSTVGRSEQRSPTQASKNQDGVGSYESWNYVFQNLERAGYSKDLNERGDLLVQGLNLDSMNLSNGGGGSNSGSKNNVERRRSNQAEATKVGRYSNNDQSKAPLLEKSRDEKKSVGGCNKQEKSILKPQPVKKTKSGLKQTPNLSTTTAYDNNNGNNEIQSEKNIRSKIRKQSAAVTLNPQLAVSGQSEWSCRFCTFLNPDTERICEMCCRSKDLNLEAAVSHTPTCV